In a genomic window of Streptomyces sp. NBC_01231:
- a CDS encoding NAD-dependent epimerase/dehydratase family protein, with translation MRVLVTGGAGFIGCHVVEALTARGHEAVVFDLRDGQDVRDAEAVAAALSGVDAVCHQAAMVGLGKGFADAVEYVSRNDLGTAVLLSAMADAGVGRLVLAGSMVVYGEGSYRCERHGTVRPGPRAVADLAAGRFEPRCPRCEEPLTPGLVGEDAPVDPRNVYATTKQAQEHLASAWARSTGGSAVSLRYHNVYGPGMPRDTPYAGVASFFRSALARGEAPRVFEDGGQRRDFVHVRDVAAANVAALETESPAGALAAYNTGSGEPHTVGEMARALASAYGGPEPVVTGEYRLGDVRHITADSSRLRAELGWKAEVGFEVGMREFASAGLRGE, from the coding sequence ATGCGAGTACTGGTCACCGGCGGAGCCGGGTTCATCGGTTGTCATGTCGTCGAAGCTCTGACCGCACGGGGGCACGAGGCGGTCGTGTTCGACCTGCGTGACGGCCAGGACGTACGCGACGCTGAGGCGGTCGCGGCCGCTCTGTCGGGTGTGGACGCCGTGTGCCATCAGGCGGCGATGGTGGGGCTTGGGAAGGGGTTTGCCGACGCGGTCGAGTACGTTTCGCGCAACGACCTCGGTACCGCGGTGCTGCTTTCCGCCATGGCCGACGCGGGGGTGGGGCGGCTCGTACTGGCCGGCTCGATGGTCGTGTACGGCGAGGGCTCGTACCGGTGTGAGCGGCACGGGACGGTACGACCCGGCCCCCGGGCCGTGGCCGATCTGGCCGCAGGGCGTTTCGAGCCCCGGTGCCCGCGGTGCGAGGAGCCGCTGACGCCGGGGCTGGTCGGCGAGGACGCTCCGGTCGATCCCCGGAACGTGTACGCGACGACCAAGCAGGCCCAGGAGCATCTGGCTTCGGCCTGGGCCCGGTCGACGGGCGGCTCGGCGGTTTCGCTGCGCTACCACAACGTGTACGGGCCAGGCATGCCACGCGACACCCCGTACGCGGGGGTCGCGTCCTTCTTCCGGTCCGCGCTCGCCCGCGGTGAGGCACCGCGTGTCTTCGAGGACGGCGGCCAGCGGCGGGACTTCGTCCACGTACGGGACGTGGCGGCGGCCAATGTGGCGGCGCTCGAGACCGAGTCCCCGGCCGGAGCGCTGGCGGCGTACAACACCGGCAGCGGGGAGCCCCACACGGTCGGCGAGATGGCGCGGGCGCTGGCGTCCGCGTACGGCGGACCCGAGCCCGTGGTGACGGGGGAGTACCGCCTGGGGGACGTACGGCACATCACGGCGGACTCCTCGCGGTTGCGGGCAGAACTGGGCTGGAAGGCCGAGGTCGGCTTCGAGGTGGGCATGCGGGAATTCGCGAGCGCAGGGCTGCGCGGGGAGTAG
- a CDS encoding lactonase family protein: MSRHTRRRSKSQVRMTIAGAGILASAAVATTVAIASAGEVPHAPVDVTTKSAKEGADHAVFVQGNELAGNTIHVFKRGEDGKLTASGAYATGGKGGDQVDAPTDSLASQGSLVYDRGSHLLLAVNAGSGTVTSFRVEGQKLTHRRVVRSGGDFPSSIAVSGNLAYVMNAGGAGSVQGFKITANGLQPLGGSYRSLGLKNDKVPLFSSSPGQVAFTPGGRELVVTTKSANTIEVFPMRRDGRPAHRPKVNDSAGGVPFAITFDKAGRMLVAEAEKSTVSTYKVLADGSLKVLQKPLANGQNTLCWLERAGDFFYGGNTGNSTVTGYRSDRHGRLALTNEVGIATPPSAMSQGVIDLAVTQDEKFLYVQNGTSGTVDGFRIGRNGSLTKVTTATGLPPFAESGMEGITAV; this comes from the coding sequence GTGAGCAGGCACACCAGGCGCAGGTCGAAGTCGCAGGTCCGGATGACCATCGCCGGGGCCGGCATCCTCGCGTCAGCGGCGGTCGCAACCACGGTGGCCATCGCCTCGGCGGGCGAAGTCCCCCACGCACCCGTAGACGTGACGACGAAGAGCGCCAAGGAGGGAGCCGACCACGCCGTCTTCGTACAGGGCAACGAGCTCGCCGGAAACACCATCCACGTCTTCAAGCGCGGCGAGGACGGAAAGCTGACCGCCTCAGGCGCCTACGCGACCGGCGGCAAGGGCGGGGACCAGGTCGACGCACCCACCGACTCCCTCGCCTCCCAGGGCTCGCTCGTCTACGACCGCGGCTCGCATCTGCTGCTGGCGGTCAACGCGGGCAGCGGCACCGTGACCTCGTTCCGGGTCGAGGGACAGAAACTGACGCACCGGCGGGTGGTGCGCTCGGGCGGGGACTTCCCCTCGTCCATCGCGGTGTCCGGCAACCTCGCCTACGTCATGAACGCGGGAGGCGCGGGCAGCGTCCAGGGCTTCAAGATCACGGCCAACGGACTCCAGCCGCTGGGCGGTTCGTATCGCTCCCTGGGACTGAAGAACGACAAGGTGCCGTTGTTCAGCAGCTCGCCCGGCCAGGTCGCGTTCACGCCGGGCGGCCGCGAGCTGGTCGTCACCACGAAGTCCGCCAACACCATCGAGGTGTTCCCGATGCGGCGCGACGGACGCCCCGCACACCGGCCGAAGGTGAACGACTCGGCCGGCGGCGTGCCGTTCGCGATCACCTTCGACAAGGCGGGCCGGATGCTGGTCGCCGAAGCCGAGAAATCGACGGTCAGTACATACAAGGTGCTCGCCGACGGCAGCCTCAAGGTCCTCCAGAAACCCCTGGCCAACGGCCAGAACACGCTGTGCTGGCTGGAGCGCGCCGGTGACTTCTTCTACGGCGGCAACACCGGCAACTCAACCGTCACCGGCTACCGCAGCGACCGGCACGGCCGGCTCGCGCTGACCAACGAGGTCGGCATCGCCACCCCGCCGTCAGCCATGTCCCAGGGCGTCATCGACCTGGCGGTGACACAGGACGAGAAGTTCCTGTACGTGCAGAACGGGACCTCCGGCACCGTCGACGGCTTCCGCATCGGCAGGAACGGCTCCCTCACCAAGGTCACCACGGCCACCGGACTGCCCCCCTTCGCCGAATCCGGCATGGAGGGCATAACCGCGGTGTAA
- a CDS encoding SPFH/Band 7/PHB domain protein, translating to METSAFLIAGLIVALIAVFTVVRAVRIVPQARARNVERLGRYHRTLNPGLSLVIPYVDRVHPVIDLREQVVSFKPQPVITEDNLVVEIDTVLYFQVTDPRAAFYEIANFLQAVEQLTVTTLRNVVGSMDLEKTLTSRDTINSQLRGVLDEATGKWGLRVNRVEIKAIDPPQSIKDAMQKQMRAERDKRAAILGAEGQRQSQILTAEGDKQAAVLRAEGNRTAAILQAEGQSRAIDEVFQAVHRNDPDPKLLAYQYLQTLPQLAQGSGNNFWVIPSEITSALQGMSRAFTEVLPQSPATREKPSDDMAAQAANDKAQAEEAAAAALADAAKAEGANPDTLPPHPPR from the coding sequence ATGGAAACCTCGGCGTTCCTCATTGCCGGCCTGATCGTCGCGCTGATCGCGGTTTTCACCGTGGTGCGGGCGGTCCGTATCGTGCCCCAGGCGCGCGCTCGTAATGTCGAGCGGCTCGGCCGCTACCACCGGACCTTGAATCCCGGCCTCAGCCTCGTGATCCCCTACGTCGACCGCGTTCATCCGGTGATCGATCTGCGGGAACAGGTCGTTTCCTTCAAACCGCAGCCGGTCATCACCGAGGACAACCTGGTTGTCGAGATCGATACGGTTCTGTATTTCCAGGTCACCGACCCGCGAGCGGCTTTCTACGAGATCGCGAATTTCCTTCAGGCGGTCGAGCAGCTCACCGTCACCACCTTGCGCAATGTCGTGGGATCCATGGACCTGGAAAAGACTCTCACCTCGCGGGACACCATCAACAGCCAGCTGCGTGGTGTGCTGGACGAGGCCACCGGCAAGTGGGGGCTGAGGGTCAACCGGGTGGAGATCAAGGCCATCGACCCTCCTCAGTCCATCAAAGACGCGATGCAGAAGCAGATGCGGGCCGAGCGGGACAAGCGGGCCGCGATTCTCGGGGCCGAGGGGCAGCGCCAGTCGCAGATCCTCACCGCCGAAGGCGACAAGCAGGCGGCCGTCCTACGCGCGGAGGGCAACCGCACCGCTGCGATCCTCCAGGCCGAGGGCCAGTCCCGGGCCATCGACGAGGTGTTCCAGGCCGTACACCGCAACGACCCCGACCCCAAGCTGCTCGCCTACCAGTACCTCCAGACACTGCCCCAACTCGCGCAAGGCTCGGGCAACAACTTCTGGGTGATCCCCAGCGAGATCACCTCCGCACTCCAGGGCATGTCCCGCGCTTTCACCGAGGTGCTGCCCCAGTCGCCGGCCACCCGCGAGAAACCCTCGGACGACATGGCTGCCCAGGCCGCCAACGACAAGGCTCAGGCGGAAGAAGCCGCTGCCGCGGCCCTCGCCGACGCCGCCAAGGCCGAAGGCGCCAACCCCGATACCCTCCCGCCTCACCCGCCTCGCTGA